A part of Microaerobacter geothermalis genomic DNA contains:
- a CDS encoding aspartate kinase, translating to MGIIVHKYGGTSVGSIERIQCVAQRVAKAVDEGCQCVVVVSAMGKSTDVLVDMAKQIAPYPSEREMDMLLATGEQVSIALLTMAFHQLGYDAVSLTGWQAGILTQPVHGRARITGIDNERIISYLNEGKIVVVAGFQGMTEDGQITTLGRGGSDTTAVALAASLKADLCEIFTDVTGVYSADPRVVSRARKLSSISYDEMLELANLGAGVLHPRAVECAKKYGVRLTVRSSFVEEEGTRVEEVSSMETGLVVRGVAHDEDVARVTVIGMPSRVGSLSNLFMTLAENNINVDIIIQSSYDAEETNISFSVSTADLNKTLRVLAAHQEKLNFQSISHEADLAKVSIVGAGMISNPGIAAQMFKELSDADIPIRMVSTSEIKVSCVIPKEFTLLAVNTLHTAFKLDVEEEAVVHG from the coding sequence TTGGGTATTATTGTTCATAAGTATGGGGGAACCTCCGTTGGATCAATTGAAAGGATTCAGTGTGTGGCTCAACGTGTAGCCAAGGCAGTGGATGAAGGATGTCAGTGTGTGGTAGTCGTGTCAGCTATGGGAAAATCCACAGATGTTTTGGTAGACATGGCAAAACAAATTGCGCCTTATCCGAGTGAGAGGGAGATGGATATGCTCCTTGCTACTGGTGAGCAGGTATCCATTGCTTTATTAACAATGGCCTTTCATCAGTTGGGGTATGATGCCGTCTCCCTTACCGGATGGCAGGCGGGAATTTTGACTCAACCGGTTCACGGTCGAGCGAGAATTACAGGAATTGATAACGAGAGAATCATTTCATACCTAAATGAAGGCAAAATTGTTGTGGTTGCTGGGTTTCAAGGAATGACTGAAGATGGACAGATTACGACCTTGGGTAGGGGCGGATCAGACACTACTGCTGTTGCTCTGGCTGCCAGTTTGAAGGCAGATTTATGCGAGATATTTACCGATGTAACCGGGGTATATTCAGCAGATCCACGGGTGGTTTCTCGAGCAAGAAAACTGTCTTCCATTTCCTATGATGAAATGTTGGAATTGGCCAATCTGGGGGCTGGGGTCCTTCATCCAAGGGCGGTGGAATGTGCGAAGAAATATGGAGTTCGGTTAACGGTTCGCTCCAGTTTTGTTGAAGAAGAAGGAACACGGGTAGAGGAGGTTTCAAGTATGGAAACTGGATTAGTCGTCAGGGGTGTTGCCCATGATGAAGATGTGGCAAGGGTAACGGTGATTGGAATGCCTAGCCGGGTCGGATCACTTTCCAATTTATTTATGACTTTGGCAGAAAATAATATCAATGTAGATATTATCATTCAAAGCTCTTATGATGCGGAAGAAACAAATATTTCTTTCTCTGTTTCAACTGCAGATTTGAATAAAACATTACGTGTGTTGGCAGCTCACCAGGAGAAGCTGAATTTCCAATCCATTTCCCATGAGGCCGATTTGGCGAAGGTCTCGATTGTAGGGGCTGGAATGATCAGCAATCCAGGAATTGCTGCTCAAATGTTTAAAGAATTGAGCGATGCAGATATTCCGATTCGGATGGTCAGCACATCAGAAATCAAAGTCTCCTGTGTCATTCCGAAGGAATTCACCTTGTTAGCGGTTAATACCCTTCATACGGCTTTTAAACTGGATGTGGAAGAAGAAGCTGTTGTTCATGGGTAA
- the trhA gene encoding PAQR family membrane homeostasis protein TrhA, with product MTRWKMKEPVNTWTHFVTFLAGIVGLIFLIILSKDNPSKLITMTIYGISIIMLYGASTLYHWLRTTPRKELVLKKIDHISIFILIAGTYTPVFYYGLSGTWRWAMLSSVWAIALIGIILKIWFIHAPRSVSTIFYITLGWIAIIPFVKLVENFPIGAIVLMITGGVAYTIGGIIYATKIFDFFPKKFGFHEIFHLFVMAGTILHFIMVAVFILPS from the coding sequence ATGACACGGTGGAAAATGAAAGAACCGGTTAATACTTGGACGCATTTTGTCACGTTTTTGGCAGGAATCGTTGGGTTGATCTTTTTAATCATCCTATCTAAGGACAATCCTTCCAAGCTTATCACCATGACGATTTATGGGATAAGTATCATTATGTTGTATGGGGCTAGTACTTTGTATCACTGGTTACGTACCACACCGAGGAAGGAACTCGTTCTTAAAAAGATCGATCACATCTCTATCTTCATTCTTATTGCTGGAACCTATACACCAGTATTTTATTATGGCTTAAGCGGGACTTGGAGATGGGCGATGCTCAGTTCTGTTTGGGCTATCGCCTTGATTGGCATAATATTAAAAATTTGGTTTATACATGCACCCAGGTCTGTTTCCACTATTTTTTACATCACATTGGGTTGGATTGCTATTATTCCATTTGTAAAGTTGGTGGAAAATTTCCCGATTGGAGCCATTGTATTAATGATCACCGGTGGAGTAGCGTATACGATTGGCGGTATCATTTATGCCACAAAGATATTTGATTTTTTTCCAAAGAAGTTTGGCTTCCATGAAATCTTCCATCTGTTCGTGATGGCCGGAACCATTCTTCATTTTATTATGGTTGCCGTATTTATTTTGCCTTCTTAA